The Deefgea tanakiae DNA segment CCTAGTAAGCCGCCGATTAACATCCACGCTTCGGCTTTTGGTAGATTGGCGAGGGCGCTGAGTTTTTGCCCGGTGGCGATCGCAATGCAAAGTAGCGCAATCGTACCGACAGAAAATGACACTAAGGCCGCCAGCACCGTACTGTTGCCAACGACGGCTTTGAGTTGATTGTTGATCGCCGCTTGCAAGGGCACGATCAAACCAATGGTGAGCGCTAACAGGCTATATAAATAGGTCATGAATCGTCTCAATAGTAAAAGTTGGCTTATGGTACTGCAATCAAGCGTTTCTGGCGGCGCAAGATTAGTACGTCTAGCGTCAACAATGAGTTGCCCGCAAAATGATTTGCGCCGCCGAACAAACTCATTTAACTTGAGTGCCCGCGGCAGTTGGCGCAAATAAATAATTGAGCTGGAAGACGGATATTTTCTCTAGCTCGAACTACACTGATTGGATTGAAAGGATGCCCATGCAACACATTAGCCCTAGTGATTTGAATAGCTGGTTGCAAGACACGAGCCGCGTTGCGCCACAATTACTCGATGTGCGTGAGCCATGGGAAGTGGCGTTGTGCCAAATTGCCGGTAGCCAAAATATCCCGATGAATCATATTCCGAGTGAGCAAACCCGCTTAGATCCAGATGCAACCTATGTGGTCATTTGCCACCACGGCGTACGCAGCTACCAAGTGGCAGGATTTTTGGAGCGGCAGGGCTTTGAAAATATGATTAATCTAGATGGTGGGGTCGCTGCGTGGGCTGACGTTGTTGATCCGAGTATGGCGCGTTATTAATTTTTTAGGTATTTAAAGCTAGGCATTGATTAGTATTGGCTAGATTGATATACCCATTGAGTGCGA contains these protein-coding regions:
- a CDS encoding rhodanese-like domain-containing protein translates to MQHISPSDLNSWLQDTSRVAPQLLDVREPWEVALCQIAGSQNIPMNHIPSEQTRLDPDATYVVICHHGVRSYQVAGFLERQGFENMINLDGGVAAWADVVDPSMARY
- a CDS encoding DMT family transporter, coding for MTYLYSLLALTIGLIVPLQAAINNQLKAVVGNSTVLAALVSFSVGTIALLCIAIATGQKLSALANLPKAEAWMLIGGLLGAVFVFGTTLVAPKLGAATMLSLIITGQIIASMLFDRFGWFAMPLKDISWPRLLGAVLVVIGVLLVNFGNEWIKVKS